One part of the Sporosarcina ureae genome encodes these proteins:
- a CDS encoding S-layer homology domain-containing protein yields MKRKLLAIVGALLIACISPLSSVATSKQPFPDVPATKHFAKAVNELAERNIIGGYPDGTFKPGNNITRGQAAAIIVKMIKLDMNHVKNPGFKDVTKTNGYYNAIAALAEAGVIGGYEDGRYGPNDPVKRGQFASILVKAFDLPRYNAFQIHNPFKDVSITQSHGQNILILYKMKITTGTSPDKFSLNVPVTRGQAAKLIKTTEEVKPPMTTITAADVGLDKLNNVIWKTDTDLYESFEVYGKPGYTETKIQLLPLKEGKGTLNISGAMLQNDSSASNEKRVDKKFYVHTKLVNGKLRLTLEETEDYLPTEAELEVDAGEKVKSVRLSTVAGKLIATDVTFNKCSSGDNTCIKIDQPGEYIATVRFAGGNEVQYAIEAKLPKYNYFNYDIKTLRERLSYTFDIEKIFENHYSYDKEEAKNIGKHMILTKDPESIAIIDRIAGTNIFNATAKSTGTVDIKFENIVHGSLEEPGNGMSGYTEGMSIHVKEMYGIVNVSAKEIFVNYSDQ; encoded by the coding sequence ATGAAAAGAAAATTACTAGCGATAGTCGGTGCATTGTTGATTGCGTGCATCTCGCCTTTATCCAGCGTTGCTACAAGCAAACAACCGTTTCCTGATGTGCCGGCGACGAAGCATTTTGCGAAAGCGGTCAATGAATTGGCAGAGCGCAATATTATAGGAGGCTATCCGGACGGTACGTTCAAACCAGGGAATAATATTACAAGAGGACAGGCTGCCGCGATTATTGTGAAGATGATTAAACTGGATATGAACCATGTGAAAAATCCAGGCTTCAAAGATGTAACGAAGACAAATGGCTACTACAACGCCATTGCCGCACTTGCGGAAGCCGGAGTCATTGGCGGCTACGAAGATGGACGCTACGGACCCAATGATCCTGTCAAACGAGGCCAGTTTGCGTCCATTCTCGTCAAAGCGTTTGATTTGCCGCGTTATAATGCATTTCAAATCCACAATCCATTCAAGGATGTCAGTATCACGCAATCACATGGTCAAAACATCTTGATTCTTTACAAAATGAAGATTACTACGGGCACGTCACCTGACAAATTCAGCTTAAATGTACCTGTGACCAGAGGACAGGCTGCGAAATTAATCAAAACGACAGAAGAGGTAAAACCCCCGATGACGACTATAACCGCTGCCGATGTAGGATTAGATAAACTCAATAATGTGATATGGAAGACGGATACGGACTTGTACGAGTCGTTTGAAGTCTATGGCAAGCCGGGTTACACCGAAACGAAAATTCAACTCCTTCCGTTGAAAGAAGGAAAAGGAACACTCAATATTTCGGGCGCCATGTTGCAGAATGACTCTTCCGCAAGCAATGAAAAAAGAGTCGATAAAAAATTCTACGTGCACACTAAATTAGTGAACGGTAAACTGCGACTCACATTGGAAGAGACGGAAGACTACTTGCCGACAGAAGCGGAGCTGGAAGTGGATGCGGGTGAAAAGGTTAAAAGCGTCCGCCTTTCCACAGTGGCAGGAAAATTGATAGCTACTGATGTCACTTTCAATAAATGTTCTTCAGGTGACAATACGTGCATCAAAATCGATCAGCCAGGAGAATATATTGCAACTGTGCGCTTCGCTGGAGGCAATGAAGTACAGTATGCCATTGAAGCCAAACTACCAAAATATAATTACTTCAATTATGATATCAAGACGTTAAGAGAAAGATTGTCTTATACATTTGATATAGAAAAGATATTTGAGAACCACTATTCCTATGATAAGGAAGAAGCAAAAAATATCGGAAAGCATATGATTTTGACAAAGGATCCGGAGAGTATTGCTATTATCGACAGAATCGCCGGTACGAATATATTTAATGCTACCGCCAAGAGCACGGGTACCGTTGACATCAAATTTGAAAATATTGTTCATGGCAGTCTGGAAGAGCCAGGTAATGGAATGTCTGGTTATACGGAAGGGATGAGCATTCATGTTAAGGAAATGTATGGCATAGTGAACGTTTCAGCGAAGGAGATTTTTGTGAATTATTCTGATCAATGA
- a CDS encoding DegV family protein, whose amino-acid sequence MKKIILTTESGADLPEFLSKKHNIHVVPMHVIMDGQDYLDGHLPVQDIFNFYDRTKKIPSTAATNTHEYQEFFKKIRTEFPDHTIVHIGYTSKASVSYQNALTAAKDFEDIYLIDTLNVTGGLTAVIMYAVALLEEEPEMDPVHLLEKIEAKVPKARLAFVPGSLDFLRAGGRVSNMAYLGGALLKIKPCIELVEGKLVSTKKYRGNMSKVAESLLLDYLQQYDIDRQQIYFIYSIGLSETIKERIDDIARKKGFENSLWIEAGAMISSHSGPGGFGIAGIEV is encoded by the coding sequence ATGAAAAAGATCATCCTAACAACCGAAAGCGGTGCCGATCTACCAGAATTTCTTTCGAAGAAACACAACATCCATGTAGTACCCATGCACGTCATCATGGATGGTCAGGACTATTTAGACGGCCATTTGCCCGTACAAGATATATTTAATTTTTATGACCGCACCAAAAAGATACCATCGACCGCCGCCACAAATACCCATGAGTACCAAGAGTTTTTCAAAAAGATTCGAACGGAATTTCCTGATCATACAATCGTTCATATAGGCTATACATCAAAGGCGTCTGTTTCCTATCAAAATGCGTTAACAGCTGCGAAAGATTTCGAGGATATTTATTTAATTGATACATTAAACGTTACAGGCGGATTAACTGCGGTGATTATGTATGCGGTTGCTCTGCTGGAGGAAGAACCTGAAATGGATCCTGTCCACTTGCTAGAAAAGATCGAAGCAAAGGTTCCAAAAGCCAGACTCGCCTTCGTTCCGGGAAGCTTAGATTTTTTAAGGGCTGGCGGACGAGTCAGTAATATGGCGTATCTAGGCGGGGCTTTGTTAAAAATCAAACCGTGTATTGAATTAGTGGAAGGGAAGCTTGTTTCGACTAAAAAATATCGTGGGAACATGAGCAAAGTGGCTGAAAGTTTGCTACTAGACTATTTACAGCAATATGACATTGATAGACAACAAATCTATTTTATATACTCTATCGGGCTTAGTGAGACTATTAAAGAACGGATCGATGACATTGCACGAAAAAAAGGATTCGAGAATAGTCTTTGGATTGAAGCGGGTGCGATGATTTCGTCACATTCTGGTCCAGGAGGATTTGGGATTGCGGGGATAGAGGTTTAA
- a CDS encoding IS1182 family transposase, producing MFKDYNMNQLILPLDLEISLQEHDIAYAVHDLVESIPKQAFDSFLRETGCPSYHPRMMLKIILCAYTQSVFSGRKIEGLLKDSLRMMWLAQGYKPSYRTINRFRVHPEVKEVLRQCFVQFRCQLVQKQLIDEEAIFIDGTKIEANANKFTFVWRKSVERYSSGLVERSSQMYEELLEKEIIPEIERESFDELSTAELAKVVEKLDETIQTYTEKINASEDVEERKQIRSLRKEPKQYRKQFQDFLDRKQKYQHDMKIFGHRNSYSKTDRDATFMRMKDDYMKNGQLKPGYNVQIATEGQYTLAFDVYPNPTDTRTLIPFLDTIEQDFFELPQYIVADAGYGSEQNYGDVIENRKRVPLITYNQYRKEKKKKYKTDPFNTANWAYDETTDTFTCPNDRKLVFRYLSNRTDRYQFTRTMKVYECEDCSSCPLRSFCTKAKEENNRKLYVNEKWEQQKEYIREKLSDKKTGEIYGKRKIDVEPVFGFLKANLGFTRFSVRGKDKVKNELAFGLLAVNLRKYTAREVNV from the coding sequence ATGTTTAAAGATTATAACATGAACCAACTGATTTTACCTTTAGATTTAGAAATTAGCTTACAAGAACATGATATTGCTTACGCCGTGCATGATCTAGTCGAAAGCATTCCGAAACAAGCATTTGACAGCTTTTTGCGTGAGACAGGTTGCCCATCTTATCATCCACGGATGATGTTAAAGATCATTTTGTGTGCCTATACACAGTCTGTTTTTTCGGGCAGAAAAATAGAAGGACTGTTAAAAGATAGCCTTCGCATGATGTGGTTAGCTCAAGGTTATAAACCAAGCTATCGCACCATCAATCGATTTCGCGTTCATCCTGAAGTAAAAGAAGTACTACGCCAGTGCTTCGTGCAATTTCGTTGCCAGCTGGTACAAAAACAGCTAATTGATGAAGAAGCCATTTTTATTGATGGAACGAAGATTGAGGCGAATGCCAACAAATTTACATTTGTCTGGCGCAAGTCAGTGGAACGGTATAGTTCAGGTCTTGTAGAAAGGTCCAGTCAGATGTACGAAGAGCTGTTAGAAAAAGAGATCATCCCTGAAATCGAACGAGAAAGTTTTGATGAACTATCTACTGCGGAACTGGCTAAAGTAGTAGAGAAGCTAGATGAAACTATCCAAACCTATACAGAAAAGATTAACGCTAGCGAAGATGTCGAGGAACGTAAACAAATTCGCTCGCTACGAAAAGAACCTAAACAATACCGTAAACAATTTCAAGACTTCTTGGATCGAAAGCAGAAGTATCAGCACGATATGAAGATCTTTGGCCATCGTAACAGCTACTCGAAGACGGACCGCGATGCGACCTTTATGCGGATGAAAGATGATTATATGAAAAACGGGCAACTAAAACCGGGATATAATGTGCAAATTGCGACCGAAGGGCAATATACCCTCGCTTTTGACGTGTATCCAAATCCGACCGATACGCGTACACTCATTCCATTCTTAGATACTATTGAACAAGACTTTTTTGAGCTGCCACAGTATATTGTCGCGGATGCCGGTTATGGAAGTGAACAGAATTACGGAGATGTCATTGAAAATCGAAAGCGCGTTCCGCTTATTACCTATAACCAATATCGCAAAGAAAAGAAAAAGAAGTACAAAACCGACCCTTTCAATACGGCGAATTGGGCATATGATGAAACTACGGATACCTTTACTTGTCCAAATGACAGAAAACTCGTGTTCCGCTACCTTTCCAATCGGACGGATCGTTATCAATTCACACGGACGATGAAAGTATACGAATGTGAGGATTGTTCAAGCTGCCCATTGCGCTCTTTCTGTACCAAAGCAAAAGAAGAGAACAATAGGAAGCTGTATGTGAATGAAAAGTGGGAACAGCAAAAAGAATATATTCGTGAAAAGCTTTCAGATAAGAAAACAGGTGAAATTTACGGCAAGCGCAAGATTGACGTAGAGCCAGTTTTTGGATTCTTGAAGGCTAATTTAGGGTTCACTCGTTTCTCCGTAAGGGGAAAGGATAAGGTGAAAAATGAATTAGCCTTCGGTTTATTGGCAGTGAACTTGAGAAAGTACACTGCCAGGGAGGTAAACGTATAG
- a CDS encoding spore germination protein produces the protein MFWKKQQDQNKPVSQSNAESEISIETLKKALVQMDDAEFVEINISENQNVDLIYVRTLIDQERLNESILKPLSNCSKQSIQECNVHSTINSISTFNEAKKQLFKGSVLLFDSSSNLWFAIPLENPLGRAIEPSDTETILLGAKDSFSEQLEQNITLIRRRLPTHDLKTEKFTVGSISRTNVVLLYIEGLTNPEFVSTAKKKISEINYDLLSDSSQVAEFMEEHQDSIFPQFQQTDRPDVVAYSLGSGKITILVDNTPFALVAPITFFHLFQSPEDYINRWVVASFLRIIRYVSFILSITLIPFYVALTTHHYQMIPLQTLFVLVESRSKLPFTPFWEAFIMLIFIEIIKEASLRMPTKTGQTLGVIGGIVIGQAAVEAGMASQVLIVMVGISTIGSFLVPNYLVTKANSLIQFILLIFSSFLGIVGIVLAMIIILAHLNGLSSLKQPYLSPVAPFYGKDWLDLFIRGPLVKMKERPEHLKPLKMKRYQTRR, from the coding sequence ATGTTTTGGAAAAAACAACAGGATCAAAATAAGCCTGTTTCTCAATCAAACGCAGAATCAGAAATATCAATAGAGACTTTAAAAAAAGCCCTCGTTCAAATGGATGATGCGGAATTTGTGGAAATCAACATTTCTGAAAATCAAAATGTTGATCTTATCTACGTAAGAACTCTGATTGACCAAGAGAGATTAAATGAAAGCATTCTAAAACCTTTATCTAACTGTTCCAAACAATCCATTCAGGAATGCAATGTTCACTCAACAATAAACTCTATTTCCACTTTTAACGAGGCAAAAAAGCAGCTGTTTAAAGGATCTGTTTTGTTATTTGACTCTTCGTCAAATCTTTGGTTCGCTATCCCTTTAGAAAATCCACTTGGACGTGCAATTGAACCATCCGATACTGAAACCATCCTTTTAGGAGCAAAAGACAGCTTCAGTGAACAGCTAGAACAAAATATTACGCTCATTCGTAGGCGTCTTCCAACACATGATCTGAAAACAGAGAAGTTCACCGTTGGTTCTATAAGTAGGACAAATGTGGTTTTATTGTACATAGAAGGGCTGACCAATCCAGAATTTGTTTCAACCGCCAAAAAGAAGATTTCGGAAATTAATTATGATCTCTTATCTGATTCTTCTCAAGTAGCGGAATTCATGGAGGAACATCAAGATAGTATTTTTCCTCAGTTTCAGCAAACTGACCGACCTGATGTTGTTGCTTATTCTCTGGGATCAGGAAAAATTACGATTCTGGTAGACAATACACCTTTTGCTCTCGTTGCCCCAATTACTTTTTTTCATTTGTTCCAATCACCAGAGGATTATATTAATCGATGGGTAGTTGCCAGTTTTTTGCGCATCATCCGATATGTAAGTTTTATTCTGTCTATCACATTGATCCCATTCTACGTGGCATTAACAACTCATCACTATCAAATGATTCCTTTACAAACACTTTTCGTCTTGGTGGAGTCAAGGAGCAAGCTTCCGTTCACTCCTTTTTGGGAAGCATTTATCATGTTGATTTTTATTGAAATTATAAAAGAAGCAAGTTTAAGGATGCCAACAAAGACTGGTCAAACGCTTGGGGTTATTGGGGGCATTGTAATTGGTCAAGCAGCAGTTGAGGCTGGTATGGCAAGTCAGGTGTTAATTGTCATGGTAGGGATTTCAACTATCGGATCTTTTCTTGTTCCTAATTACCTTGTGACAAAGGCGAATTCATTGATTCAATTCATTCTTCTTATATTTTCTTCGTTTCTTGGGATAGTAGGGATTGTTTTGGCAATGATTATCATTTTAGCCCACCTTAATGGCTTGTCTTCACTCAAGCAGCCATATTTATCTCCTGTTGCCCCTTTCTACGGAAAAGATTGGCTTGACCTATTCATTCGAGGGCCTTTAGTCAAAATGAAGGAGCGTCCAGAACATCTTAAACCGCTGAAGATGAAGAGATATCAAACTAGGAGATGA
- a CDS encoding GerAB/ArcD/ProY family transporter — MEALQLFNKNETYNGFYAMLMVNRLQMLYFFLIMPRFLIHSYMIWVIIAVGILSQLNILLLSKWFLTRFSSEGYNGFVQLFGKKLVRLLSFIGLFFILLKLFVILLGFSEMVQIFMFPATDSNWLIFFILLSCLYVAWKGVEKTIRFVVISFLCTFWMFLFFAFFFFPPIAQLSDLYPIIPMELSVDSWKGIFLILSSFSGPEFLVFLGPWFKTNNKTFRYLSYGNALTVIEYVFLYMASLFYFGSNYLSKSQFPIVTMARYFQNPVIERIDMVMLSLELFNIVFAVSIFLLLFYGASKIASGKMERPPSRVGFLFSVFIILIGMILVNEWIWKSDEKQVILLNLQILAGSLSYLVVPITMIVVMKIKGFNKHETTKEDG, encoded by the coding sequence ATGGAAGCCCTTCAATTATTTAATAAGAATGAAACCTATAATGGGTTCTATGCCATGTTGATGGTAAACCGCCTCCAAATGCTTTACTTTTTTTTGATTATGCCAAGGTTTTTGATCCATTCATATATGATTTGGGTGATTATAGCGGTCGGCATATTGTCTCAACTAAACATTCTTCTTTTATCCAAATGGTTTTTAACCCGGTTTTCTAGCGAAGGATACAACGGATTTGTCCAATTATTCGGGAAAAAACTTGTACGTCTCCTCTCATTCATCGGGTTGTTCTTTATCCTGCTTAAACTTTTCGTGATTTTGTTAGGATTCTCGGAAATGGTTCAAATATTTATGTTTCCAGCTACAGATTCAAATTGGCTTATCTTTTTTATTCTGTTGTCTTGTTTGTATGTAGCATGGAAGGGCGTTGAAAAAACTATACGTTTTGTCGTGATTTCATTTTTGTGTACATTTTGGATGTTCTTATTCTTTGCTTTTTTCTTCTTTCCTCCAATAGCTCAACTCAGTGATTTGTATCCGATTATTCCAATGGAATTAAGTGTGGATTCCTGGAAAGGAATATTTTTAATTTTATCTTCATTTTCAGGGCCTGAATTTCTGGTATTTTTAGGACCGTGGTTTAAAACAAATAATAAGACATTTCGCTATTTGTCTTATGGCAATGCTCTAACCGTTATAGAGTATGTATTTTTATATATGGCGTCCTTATTCTATTTCGGTTCCAATTATTTAAGTAAAAGTCAATTTCCAATTGTCACTATGGCTCGTTATTTTCAAAATCCAGTAATTGAACGTATTGATATGGTCATGCTTTCTTTAGAATTATTTAACATCGTATTTGCGGTTTCAATTTTTCTACTGTTGTTTTATGGAGCATCTAAAATAGCTAGTGGGAAAATGGAGAGACCACCCAGTCGAGTAGGCTTTTTATTCAGTGTATTCATTATTTTAATTGGAATGATTCTTGTAAATGAATGGATTTGGAAGTCAGATGAAAAGCAGGTTATTTTACTTAATCTTCAAATTTTAGCAGGAAGCTTAAGTTACTTAGTGGTTCCAATTACTATGATCGTAGTGATGAAGATAAAGGGGTTTAATAAACATGAGACTACGAAAGAAGATGGCTAA
- a CDS encoding Ger(x)C family spore germination protein: MRLRKKMAKKLSIIFMALWLTGCAPFTENNIIEELTPVTFLSLSKGDEGKIKISTILPSLSKEKKSVITQEVSLIKEVLRSFNLNFYQEMKFGQMRMLIINEDLGRNEGIMSIINVLLTDPDISLRIYLVIVKGNFEEYLENQLDKQENLDYSFYRMLKHYEEKNQGELSVVNLHEFKKLLYTPYSDPFLPVFKIENDAISYEGTALFQNDKLVEIITTYDDRIFQLLHNDHYLAVLPIPELQVVLGHVRSKTKVDINKSLSTMTYTVNIDSRIEEYRGEKQLFDPQDLEDFKKDIQSNLEKQTQELVKKMQELNVDPLQLGIHTLKPFSKPMDEKKWIELYKKMDIKIKYNININPLTDANSKRQNL, translated from the coding sequence ATGAGACTACGAAAGAAGATGGCTAAAAAATTGTCAATCATATTTATGGCGTTATGGTTAACTGGATGTGCCCCTTTTACTGAAAATAACATTATTGAAGAGCTTACTCCAGTCACATTTTTATCACTTAGTAAAGGGGATGAAGGTAAAATAAAAATCAGTACGATTTTGCCTTCTCTAAGCAAAGAAAAAAAGAGTGTAATAACGCAAGAAGTAAGCTTAATAAAGGAGGTACTAAGGAGTTTTAATTTAAACTTCTACCAGGAAATGAAATTTGGGCAAATGCGAATGCTGATAATTAATGAAGACCTCGGAAGAAACGAAGGTATTATGTCCATTATTAATGTGTTATTGACTGATCCGGATATTTCTTTGAGAATCTATTTAGTTATCGTAAAAGGAAATTTTGAAGAATACTTGGAAAATCAATTGGACAAACAAGAAAATCTTGATTACTCTTTTTACCGAATGCTGAAGCACTATGAGGAAAAAAATCAGGGAGAATTAAGTGTCGTTAATCTACATGAATTTAAAAAATTGTTATATACTCCTTATTCAGATCCTTTCTTACCTGTATTCAAAATAGAAAATGACGCTATCAGCTATGAAGGTACAGCCCTGTTTCAAAATGATAAACTAGTTGAAATAATAACAACTTATGATGATCGTATCTTCCAACTGTTACACAACGATCACTACTTAGCAGTTTTACCGATCCCAGAATTACAAGTTGTTCTAGGTCATGTTAGGTCTAAAACGAAAGTGGATATCAATAAAAGCTTGTCTACAATGACCTATACAGTGAATATAGACTCAAGAATTGAAGAATACCGGGGAGAAAAGCAATTATTTGACCCACAGGATTTAGAAGATTTTAAAAAAGATATCCAATCGAATCTTGAAAAACAAACACAAGAACTAGTAAAAAAGATGCAAGAATTGAATGTGGATCCATTACAGCTAGGCATTCATACATTAAAACCATTCTCAAAACCAATGGATGAAAAAAAATGGATTGAACTTTACAAGAAGATGGACATTAAAATAAAATACAATATTAATATTAATCCTTTGACGGATGCAAATTCAAAAAGGCAAAACCTTTAA
- a CDS encoding Fic family protein → MIEKTDRLSLLKKNVDQRRPISKGLIRSLKEDFLIKNTYHSNAIEGNRLSIYETKAVLDDGIVIAGKSMREHLEAINHKEAILVAEEMVQQDQPLSEIAIKELHGIVLHSIDRTNAGKYREQNVIISGASHTPPDAVVVPQIHDELILQGHISDEYVAFDATHFEARDESKPPKRKRSRYRKSADGSRRPNVNNG, encoded by the coding sequence GTGATAGAAAAAACGGATCGACTTTCACTGTTAAAAAAGAATGTCGATCAACGACGACCAATTTCAAAAGGGCTTATTCGTAGCCTGAAAGAAGACTTTTTAATTAAAAATACATATCATTCCAATGCGATTGAAGGAAATAGATTATCGATTTATGAAACAAAAGCAGTGCTAGATGATGGCATAGTTATTGCCGGAAAATCCATGAGAGAGCACCTAGAAGCTATTAATCATAAAGAAGCAATTTTAGTTGCCGAAGAAATGGTGCAGCAAGATCAGCCCCTCTCAGAAATAGCGATTAAAGAATTGCATGGCATCGTCTTGCATTCAATAGACAGAACAAATGCAGGGAAGTATAGAGAGCAGAATGTAATCATATCAGGTGCCTCTCATACGCCACCTGATGCTGTAGTAGTTCCACAGATCCATGATGAACTAATTCTACAAGGGCATATCAGCGATGAATATGTCGCCTTCGATGCCACACATTTTGAGGCAAGAGACGAGTCCAAGCCGCCAAAAAGAAAAAGAAGCAGGTACCGAAAAAGCGCGGACGGAAGCCGAAGGCCGAACGTGAACAATGGTTAA
- the smpB gene encoding SsrA-binding protein SmpB, whose protein sequence is MAKGTGKVLAVNKKANFDYAIEETIEAGIVLKGTEIKSIRKGKVQLRDAFILIRNNEAWLSNMHISPYEQGNIHNHDPVRVRKLLLHKKQIASLAGTMKEQGYSIIPLKMYIKNGFAKVLIGVGKGKKLYDKRQDLKEKEHKRDMQRVFKSNQQD, encoded by the coding sequence ATGGCCAAAGGAACCGGTAAAGTACTCGCCGTCAATAAAAAGGCGAATTTTGATTACGCAATTGAAGAAACGATTGAAGCAGGAATCGTGTTAAAAGGAACGGAAATTAAATCGATCCGCAAAGGGAAAGTCCAGTTGCGCGACGCATTTATATTAATCCGTAATAATGAAGCATGGTTGTCGAATATGCACATCAGCCCGTATGAACAAGGAAATATTCATAACCACGATCCTGTCCGCGTGCGGAAATTACTGTTGCACAAAAAACAGATCGCTTCACTTGCAGGCACGATGAAAGAACAAGGGTATTCGATCATTCCGTTGAAAATGTATATTAAGAATGGCTTCGCTAAAGTATTGATCGGTGTAGGTAAAGGGAAGAAACTCTATGATAAGCGCCAAGACTTGAAAGAAAAAGAGCATAAGCGTGACATGCAGCGAGTATTCAAATCGAATCAACAAGATTGA